Proteins encoded within one genomic window of Rhinolophus sinicus isolate RSC01 linkage group LG05, ASM3656204v1, whole genome shotgun sequence:
- the LOC109458246 gene encoding sulfotransferase 1C4 codes for MALNKMEGFKFDGTERLAADYVKGILQPITTCAIWDQIWNFQAKPDDLLISTYPKAGTTWTQEIVDLILNDGDVDKGLRAPTHIRFPFIELMIPSVACGLEQANAMPSPRNLKTHLPIQLLPPSFLEKNCKIIYVARNPKDNMVSYYHFHRMNKSLPAPGTWEEYFESFLAGKVCWGSWYDHVKGWWEAKDQHRILYVFYEDLKMNPKHEIRKLAEFIGKNLDDEVLDKIIHHTSFDIMKQNPMANYSSIPTEIMNHSISPFMRKGEVGDWKHHFTVAQNERFDEDYKKKMANTSLTFHFQF; via the exons ATGGCCTTAAACAAAATGGAGGGTTTCAAATTTGATGGAACAGAGCGCCTAGCTGCGGACTATGTGAAGGGAATTCTTCAGCCCATCACTACCTGTGCCATCTGGGATCAGATCTGGAACTTCCAAGCCAAGCCTGATGATCTGCTTATTTCTACCTATCCTAAAGCAG GAACGACATGGACTCAGGAGATAGTGGACTTGATACTAAATGACGGTGATGTTGACAAAGGTCTCCGAGCACCTACTCATATACGATTTCCTTTCATCGAACTGATGATCCCATCCGTAGCATGTG GTTTGGAACAAGCTAATGCAATGCCCTCACCACGGAACCTGAAAACACATCTTCCCATCCAGTTGCTGCCACCATCCTTCCTAGAGAAAAACTGTAAG ATAATCTATGTAGCAAGAAATCCCAAGGACAATATGGTATCTTATTACCATTTCCATAGGATGAATAAATCACTTCCTGCTCCAGGAACCTGGGAAGAGTATTTTGAGAGTTTTCTGGCTGGTAAAG TATGCTGGGGTTCTTGGTATGACCATGTGAAAGGATGGTGGGAAGCCAAAGACCAACACCGCATTCTCTACGTCTTCTATGAGGACCTGAAGATG AACCCAAAGCATGAAATTCGAAAGCTGGCAGAATTCATTGGAAAGAACCTAGATGATGAAGTTCTAGATAAAATTATCCATCACACTTCATTTGACATTATGAAGCAAAATCCAATGGCAAACTATTCATCAATTCCTACTGAAATCATGAACCACTCTATTTCTCCATTCATGAGAAaag GGGAAGTTGGAGACTGGAAACATCACTTTACTGTGGCTCAGAATGAGAGATTTGATGAAGACTACAAGAAGAAAATGGCTAATACCAGTCTAACTTTCCACTTCCAATTCTag